The following DNA comes from Halarsenatibacter silvermanii.
CCGCTTCAGCTTGAGCGAGTTGATTTTCTCCTCTATCTCCTCTTTCTCCTGCTGAAAATTTTCGATCCTCTTTTCCAGCCGGCTCAAATTCTGTCGGTGTTCCTGCAGATTTTTTTCCAGCTCCTCCTGCCGCTTCTGGCAGGACTGGAGGCTGGAAGCCGAATTTTTCCGCTTATTTTTCAGCTTCTCTCTTCGCGCTTCGATATCCTCCTCGCTCTCTTTTAATTCCTGCAGCTCTTCTTTAAGCCCGGCCAGCCTCTCATCGAGATCCTCAATTTTTTCAGCTTTTTCATCGCCCTGCTCTGCAAGCGAGGCAATTTTTTCGCGATATCCAGCCAGCTTCAGCTCCGTTTTTTGCTGAAGATTATCTATCTCTTCTCGTTTTTGCTGCAGGTGATCGCGGCGGGACTTAAAGGTATTGCGGATGTTTTTCCTTCTCCTCTGGCGGGAGCGGGCGCGTTCCATTCTGGCTCCGATGAGCTCCAGCCGGTTATTGAGACTTATGCGGTCGGCTCCCAAAAAGAGGCGCTCCTTGAAAAGCTCTTCTATCTCCTCTTTAAGGCCGGTATGTTCCTGTCGGCAGGAGCGAAGCTCTGCTTTAATTTTTTCGCCCTTTTCCTTTAAAGCCGCAGCTAGCTTCTCTCGCCCTCTTCGAAACCCGGCAATATCAGCTATATTTTCCTCTGTTATTTCAATCTCAGACCGTTTTTCTTTCATCTTCTGGCGCAGGGCGGCCGCTTTTCGGGCCAGTTCTCTTTTTTCCCGGGAGCGGCTGAGCAGATGACTTTTCTGCTGCTGCTGGGTTCCTCCGGTCATGCTGCCTCCGGGATTGACGATGCTGCCTTTAAGCGTTACTACCCGCAGCCCCGAATTTGTCCGGCGGGAGATGTTGACAGCAGCCTTCATATTGTCCGCTATAAAAACCCGTCCGAGAAGATAATGAACTATATCTTCCAGGTATTCGGGATAATCGACCACCTGGTGAGCTGCCGCTGTCAGACCCTCAAAGCCAGCCAGGCCTAGCTCTTCGGGAAAAATTGACCGGCCTTCGATTCTGTCCAGGGGCAGAAAAGTAGCCCGACCGGATTCATTTTTCCTGAGATAGGCGATGGCTTTTCTGGCGACATCTGTATCTTCTACCACCACCTGCTGCATGCGGCTGCCCAGGCCGACGGTAAGGGCTTTTTCATATTCAGCCGGGGCCTCGATCAGCCTGGCCACAGGACCGATAATACCCTTAAGATCGGCCTTTATCACCTCGCGCACGCCGCGGTAATAGCCTTCAGCTTTCCTCTCCACCCGGCGCCGGGCCTGCCAGCGTGAGCGGCAGCGGGCATAATCCGATCTCAATTTTTCCAGCTCACCGGTCAGATCATCTTTTCTCCTGCGGAGATTCTCCAGCCTTTCTGCCAGCCCCACTTCGATCTTTTTGACCTGAAGATACCGGCGACGCAGGGCTGTAAGGCGGGGATCGAGTTCACCGATTTCCTGCAAAAGTTTTTGGGCTTTTTTCTCACTGCTGTTCAGCTTTCTTTCCAGAGAACGGATGCGCTCCTCGATGGTCCGGATTCTTTCCCTGCAGACAGCCCTGCTCTGACCCAGATCTTCTTTTCTTTTCGGAGCTGATAATTTTATATCCTTTTCCAGGCGGGCCTTTACAAAGCTTTTTTCCCGCAGCAGTCTATCCCGGGCGGCCAAAATTTCCTGCTGTCGATGACTTTCTTCGGCCAGCTCTTCTTTGAGCTTTTTTTGACGTTCCCTCAGCTCTTCCAGCTCCCGGCGCTGCTCTTTTTTTCGTCTTTCGGTCCCGTCCAGACGCCGTTTTACCGCCTTCAGCCGTTCTGCTAAATTTTTCTCCCGTTCATCGAGAATCTCCAGGTTGTTATCTATCTCCTGGATTCTGCTTTTGGTCTGAAAGATCTCGCCCGCCAGCTCCTCTCGCTCATCCTCGAGTTTCTCCTTTTCGACCTTGATTTCCTCTCTCGTATCTTTGAACTGTTCCAGCCGGGAGCCGATCTCCTGTTTTTTCTCATTATGTTTTATGCTTTTTTCCTCGAGAGCTTCCAGCTGCTTTCTGTTTTTCCGGTAGGTAGCGGCCAGATAGGAGGCTTCGAGATTTTTCATGCGGCTGTAAATCCTCTTATATTCCCGGGCTTTTTCCGCTTCCTTTTCCAGAGGTTTAAGGCGGGTTTTAAGCTCGTTGATCAGATCTTCCACCCTGGTCAAATCCTGCTCGGTCCTCTCAAGACGCCTTTCAGCCTCCTCTTTGCGCCGGCGGTGGCGGCTTATTCCGGCCGCCTCCTCGAACATGCCGCGCAGTTTTTCCGGACTGCTGCCCAGAATGGCCTCGACCCGGTTTTGACCCACCACCGAATAGGGCTCCTGATTGAGGCCGGTATCGTCTAAAAGCTCCTGAAAATCCCTGAGCCGGGAAGCTTCGCCGTTTATGTAATAATCGCTCCTGCCCTCCTGGTCGACAAGGCGGGAAAGTGTGACCTGATCTTCATCTATGTCGAGCCTGCCGAACTCGTTATTGAGCACGATTCTGACTTCAGCCTCCGAACGGGCCTGCCTTTCATCGGTGCCGGAAAATATAACATCGGACATCCTGCTTCCGCGCAGGGCGCTGGGGCTTTGTTCGCCCATGACCCAGCGGATGGCATCGACAATATTGCTCTTGCCGCTGCCGTTGGGACCCACGATCGTGGTTATTCTGCTGTCAGAAAAATCCACCGTTACCGGTTCGGCAAAGGATTTAAAACCACGCAGATAAAGCTTATCGAGCATAAATATACCTCCTGCCTCAAAACAGAACAAAAACCCATCCCTGATAATCCCGGGATAGGCGGTCGATTTACAGCTTCTTTACAGCTCATCTTCCTGGGAATTTTTATCTCTCTCTGCTTCTGCCAGCTTTTCTTTTTTCAGATTATTCAGCTCATTTATTTCCTCAGCAGAGAGCTCACGCCAGCTGCCCCCGGCCAAATCCTTCAAAGCCAGCGGACCAATCCTCAATCGGACCAGATCCTGAACTTCGTGGCCGACTGCTTTACACATCCTCCTGATCTGCCGGTTTCTGCCCTCGTGCAGAGCGAGTTTGAAGACGGTGCTGCCACCTTTATATTTCACCTGGCTCAGGCGGGCGGGCGCGGTCGGGCCATCCTCCAGTTCGATCCCTGTCTCCAGCCTGGTCAGACTCTCGCTGGTCAATATACCCGCGATCTCAACCCGATATACTTTGGTCACGGTGAAGGAAGGATGGGTCAGGATATGGGTCAGATCACCGTCATTGGTGAGGAGAATAAGGCCCCGGGAATCATAATCAAGCCTTCCGACGGGATAAAGCCTCTGGGGCAGATGATCGACATAATCGACAACGGTTTTGCGGCCGCGGGGATCATCGGCCGAGGAAATGACGCCGGTCGGCTTGTTGAGCTTGATATACTTTAGCTCCTCCCGGCTGAGCTTCTCTCCATCCACCCGGACAGTATCGGTGGTTGGATCGATTTTGACCCCCATCTCGGTCACGGTCTCGCCGTTTACCTCGACCCGGCCCGCGGCTATGATCTCCTCCGAACGCCGCCGGGAGGCGACACCGGATCGGGCCATAAATTTCTGCAGCCTCATCTTCACTTCAGCTTCCCTCCTGCTGCTGTTCTGAAGTCGGATCAGATTTTTCTCCCGGCTCGAGCATCTTCTCCCTTACCTCTTCGCGCCGGGGCAGCCGGGAGAGATCGCTGATGCCGAAATAGTAAAGAAAACTGTCGGTGGTGCCGTACTCTATCGGGCGGCCGGGGCTTTCTCTTCTGCCCTGCTCGGAGATCAGATCATGCTTCTGCAGGGTATTGAGTGTGGCCTCGGCGCTCACTCCCCGGATCTCCTCGATTTCTGAGCGGGTAATCGGCTGAAAATAGGCGATTATGGCCAGCGTCTCCCGGGCTGCCTCGCTCAGGCTGACCCGTCTCTGCCGGGTCAGCACCTCCTCCAGTCTGCCGGTGAGCTCCTCGCTGGTGCTCAAAAGATAACCTCCGGAAAATTCTTGCACCCGCAAACCGTGTTCTTCCCGGCGATAATGTTCGGCGAGCGAGTCGATCTCCTCCAGCACCCTGTTTTTGTCCAGGTTTAACTCTTCGGCTATGCGATCGGCCGATATCGGTTCACGGGCGGAAAAAAGCACTGCTTCTATCAGAGGCTGCAGTTTATTATCCATACTTCTTATGATCACCTTCCCTGGGAATTACAGCAATTCTGCCGAACCTGCGCTTCTGTTTCAGTTTTACAGCGTCCCTGAATGAGAGCTCGAGCAGAGCCAGAAGCGCTACCGCGGCTTCCATTCTTCCTCCGGTGACAAAATCGGATAGAAAATATTTCTCATCGCTTTTCTCCATGATTTCGAGCATCTCATTGATTTTTTCCTGAACGGTGATGCTCTCCCGGGTCAGATTGACGAGTTTATTCTTTTTTCTTCTCTCCCGCCGGCGGCGGGCGAATGATTTTAAGGCCACATCAACCAGTTCATACAGCTCCTGCGGCCCGGATTCGATATGCAGCTGCAGGTTCTCCCGGATATCTCCTTTGAGATGACGGGAGAAGTAGACACCGCTGCCGGATCTCAATTCATCGAGCTCACCGGCCAATTCTTTGACCAGCCTGTGTTCCTTCAGCCGGGCCACCAGGGGGTTTTCTTCCTCTTTTTCCCCGGAGGATCGGGAAGGAAGCAGACTTCTGGCTTTTATCTCCAGAAGTTCTGCCCCTATCCGGGTAAAATGGCTGGCTTCCTCCAGATCGAACTCATCGCTGGCGCGCAGATAGGCCAGATACTGATCGGCCACCCTGGCCAGGGATATCTCATTGATCTCGATCTCCTTATCCTTGATCAGACGGTAAAGCAGATCCAGAGGACCGCTGAAATTATCGGTTTCGACCTCATAAGCCATGGCCATACCCCCTGCTTTTCTCTATACAAACACCATCAACCCCAAAACCATCTGGACTATCGGTCCGATGATGGCTCCCAGAATGCCGGTGAAGGCTAAAACCAGCAGAAGCATCATGCCCAGAGGGCCCTCCAGCTGATTCAGATATCGATCGTAGGAAGGCGGCAGCACCCCGCGCAGGATTTTCGAGCCGTCCAGAGGCGGCACCGGCAGCAGATTGAATATACCCAGGCTGACGTTTATTATCACGGCCAGATAGAGAAACTGCACCGTTATCATCAAAAGACCGCCGGACTGACCGTACATTCTCATGGCCAGCGGGCCGGAAGCGAAAATGCCGACAAGATTAAGGGCGAGAGCAAAGATCAGTGCCAGAGCGAAGTTCGAAGCCGGACCGGCCACGCTGACTACCATCATATCGCGGCGGGGATTGCTGTAATAACGGGGGTTGATCGGGACCGGTTTGGCCCAGCCGAACCTGCGGGTTAAAAGCAGAACCAAAGCTCCCATAGGATCGAGGTGAGAGAGCGGATTTAAGGTCAACCTTCCCTGCATTTTGGGCGTGGGATCACCTTTTTTATATGAAGCCATTCCGTGACTGAATTCATGTATCGAAAGCGACAGGAGCAATATAGGAATCACCAGAATCAGCTCAAATATCATGTTCAACTTTCTTAACCTCCATTCCGTTCGCGGATAAGCCTGGCAGCCAGCTTGAGCTGTTCCTCCCGGCCTGCAACTCCTCCCTGCAGATATTCGGCCCAGACCTGATCGAGAACTTCCTGGACAGCAGGGCCTGGGTCCAGACCCAGCTCAAGCATATCGTTGCCATCTATTGATAGACCGGCACCGGCCAGCTCCTCTACGAAGTATTCGAGAGTCTCCCGAAATTTTTGGTCGGGAGCCAAAAAATAAAGCAGGGCCAGCTTTTCCGGGGACAGTCTGGAGAGATTTTCATTGAGCGAGACGGGATCATCATCGCGCTCAAGCTCCGCGATAAAATCGTCGATCCCGGCCAAAAAATCGAGCAGGTCTGCTACCTCCTCGGATAGGGAAAGCCTGTCCCGGTAGGCGAACGGCATATTTTCGAGCAAAAAAGCAAGTTTTACTCCCCATTCCTTTATATTATAGTCTCTGGAGCACAAATATTCAAGACTTTCGCTGAGATCCTCCCAGCTTTCCCATCTTTCCCGGTCAAACTCGAAATCGTAGGCCAGAAGCTTGAAAGCCGGCAGCCTGTGCATGAGCGCGGCAAAACGCTGATGATTATGATAACTTCGGACTAAATCCTTGAGCTCCTGGAATACGCGGTTTAGCTTAAGCCGGGAGAAATCTCCTCGCTTTAAAGCTTCATCCATCAACTTTTCTGTCTCCTCTTCGATATGAAAATCGAGCTCGAGAGCGTACTTCAAACCGCGTATTATGCGGGTGGGATCATCGAGAAAACTGAACCTGTGCAAAGCTCTGATATATTTTCTGTCGAGATCAGCACAGGCTCCAAAAAAATCATATAGAAGGCCGTATTTCTCCCGGGATAGCTCAACTGCCATGGCATTTATGGTAAAATCACGGCGGAAAAGATCCTCCAAAAGACCGGCCTGTTCGACCTGAGGACGGGCACCGGGGCTGGGATAAAACTCGGAACGGGCCCGGGCTAAATCGAGGTTGTATTCCCCGCTTAAAGTGAGGGTGCCGGTCTGAAAGCGCTCGTGAAACTGATATTCCGCCTCTAACTCATCGGCCAGCTCCTGAAGAAAAGATTTGATCTCGCCTTCGATCACCAGATCTATATCGCGATTTTCCCTGCCCAGGAGCATATCCCGGACCATGCCCCCGACCAGATATACGGGAATATCGAGTTTTTCGGAAAGCAGAGAACAGGTCTGCAGTATTTTCTGAATCCCGGCGGGAAGCCCATCCAAAAGATTGGCAGCATTCTCCCGGCGCTCGGATATTTCCACCATGCTGGTGCCGTAACGGTTCTGGAAATGGTGAGGAGAAGCATCTTCGTAATAGGAGGCCAGCACGTCGGTTCTGGTGACAATGCCGACCATCTTCTCATCTTCCATGACCGGCAGCCTGCCGATATCGTATTTGACCATCAGTTCCTGGGCATCGCGGATGGTTGCCTCAGGCGAGATAGTTACGACGTCATCGGACATATACCCCCTGACCGGAGCATTCATGAGATCATGCTCCATGATCTTTTCCAGATCGCGCCGGGAAAAAATGCCGACAACTTCATCCTCTTCATCCACGACTATAAGACCGCTGTGACCGTACTTTTCCATCATCTCGCCGGCTTCAGCCACGGTGGCTTCAGAATTTATGGTGCGGACAGGCGAGGACATGATCGATCTCACGCAGTTCATGCGGGTTATCTCTGTCTGCAGTACTTCTATCAGTTCCTGTTTTGCTCTATCCAGCGACATATCCAGCCGGGCCGAACCGGCTCCCGGGTGGCCGCCGCCCTGAAAATGGCTGCATATCTGTCCGATGTCGACTGCTTCATCGCTGCTGCGGCCGATAAGATCGACCTTATCCTCGCCGCCGGCCACCACAAATATGCTGGCCAGATCGTAGAGGTTTTTTATGCGGCGGGTAACCTTGTTAAGCCCCATTATATAACGGGAAAAATCGGCGGAAAAAATCGACACACCGGTGCCGTTTATATTCAGCTCCTGCCGACCTTTGAGCAGCTTTTCTAAAGCCCGCTGCTGTTCTTCGTCCAGTCTTTCCTCCAAAAACTGATTGATAATTCTGGTTCTGGCTCCAGAATCCAGAAGATGGGCCGCTGCTTTGAGATCGGCGGCAGTGGTGCTCATATGGGTGAAATTGCCGGTATCAGCGTAAATTCCCAGAGCGAAAAGAGTGGCCTCGACCGGATTCGGCTCTTTTCCCTCGCGGATGAGCCGGTTGACAATAATTGTGGTGGAAGAACCCACATTCTCGCTCATGTCCAGATCTATCCAGTCCGAACTGCTGCTGTCATGGGGATGATGGTCGTAGACGATCACCTCTACCTTATTTAGATCTATATGATCGCCGAGATCCCCCAGCCTGTTTATGTCGGCGGTATCCACGACTATAACCCTCGTCACCTCATCAGGATCGATATCCGCAAGCTCATAAACTTCGAGCGCACCCCGATAGAGGGCCATAAGATCGCGGGCCAGCGAGCTCAGACGACCTACAAGCACAGGCTTTGCCCTGCTATATAGCGAGCGGGCTGCTATCATGGCAGCCAGTCCATCGAGATCAGTATGATCATGCGAAACTATTATCTCCATATTCTCTGCTGCCTCCCGGTTGGCCCCGCCCGCATTCTCACTCGATCAGATCGATGATAAAATCAAAGTTCGCCGGCGGCTGACCGCTGATCGAAAAAGCGCCTTTGAGAAGTTTTTCAGCTTCCTCTAGATCGGCTTTTTTGCCGTGATGCAATCTGGCCAGCATTTGATCTTCATCTACAGGATCGCCCCGGCTGACCATGAGTTCTATACCGGCTGAATAATCTATCTCGTCCTCTTTGGTTTCTCTGCCCGCGCCCAAAAGCATGGCTGCCCTGCCTATCCGGCGGGCATCGATGTCTGCGATATATCCTCCCGCAGGAGAGCGATAGCTTTCTACATTTTCCGCTGAAGGCAGAAGCCCGGTATCTTCGACCACCCCGGCCTCGCCCCCCTGAGCTGCGATAATCTCGGCCAGCTTTTGGCGGGCATTTCCTGAGTTGAGCTGGTCTTGAAGCCGGCTTTGAGCCTCATCCAGATCGGGGCTGTATCCACCGGCTTTGAGCATGGCAGCTCCCAGTTCAAGGCAAAGTTTTTCTAAATCCTCCGGTCCTTCGCCGGAGAGGGTCTTTATGGCTTCTTTTACCTCGAGTGAATTGCCGACCATCCGGCCTAAAGGCTGGCTCATATCGGTGAGCAGGGCCAGCGTCTTTCGGTCCAGCTCTTTACCTATGCCGACCATGAGCTCGGCCAGCTTTCGCGCCGCCTCGATTTTCTGCATAAAGGCGCCGCTGCCGGTTTTGACATCGAGCACGATGCTGTCTGCTCCGCCAGCTATTTTCTTGCCCATGATGCTGCTGGCTATAAGGGGGGGAGAATCCACTGTGGCCGTGACATCGCGAAGCGAGTAAAGCTTCTTATCGGCCGGAGTGAGGTTGGCAGTCTGACCAACTACTGCCGCTCCCACTTTTTCCACCTGGTCCAGGAATTCCCGGCGGCTCATCTCAACTTCCAGACCGGGGATCGACTCCAGTTTGTCTATGGTTCCGCCGGTGTGTCCCAGCCCTCTTCCGGACATTTTGGGGACGGGAACTCCAGCGGCAGCGACCAGGGGAACCAGCACCAGGGTGGTGGTATCGCCGACACCGCCGGTGCTGTGCTTATCGACTGTGGTACCGGAAAGAGGGGAAAGATCTATCCTATCCCCGGAGTTGACAACCGCTTCGGTGAGAAAAGCTGTCTCTTCAGCGTCCATTCCCTGGAAATAAACGGCCATAGCCCAGGCCGAAACCTGATAATCGGGAATCTCCTCACTGACATAGCCCTCGATAAGATGGGATATTTCTTCAGCGGAGTGTTTTTTGCCCTCTCTTTTATTATGGATTATGTCATACATCTTCATGTTTACCGAACTCCTGCAGAATAGCACGCACGAGTTTGATGAAATCCGGCCTGACCTGATCGGCTATCTCGACAACATCTTCATGACTCAGAGGTTTGGGGAGAATGCCGGCCGCCATGTTGGTTATGCAGGATATTCCCAAAACTCTGAGACCTATATGATTGGCCGTGATAACCTCGGGAACGGTGGACATGCCGACCGCATCTGCTCCCATTGTTTCGAGCATTCTGATCTCTGCCGGTGTTTCGTAGCTGGGACCGACCATGCCGGCATATACGCCCCGGCGGGTTTTAATTCCCTGCTCGCTGGCAACATCTTCGGCCAGATCCTGCCAGGTAGAATCATAGGCCTGTGTCATATCGGGAAAACGGGGGCCGAGCTCGTCGGGATTTTCTCCGCGAAGCGGGTTATCGCCGGTCATGTTGATATGATCGCTGATGACCATAAAATCTCCCGCATCATAATCGCGATTGATCCCACCGGCGGCATTGGTCACTATCAGACCCTCACAGCCCAGTTCGGACATCACTCTGACCGGCAGAGCTATCTCCTGCATGCTGTAACCTTCATAATAGTGAAATCTGCCCTGCATGGTGACAACCTGCCGGCCCTCGAGAGTGCCGCAGACGAGCTGGCCGGCGTGGCCCTCGACGGTGGAGACAGGAAAATTAGGTATATCTTCGTAGGAAACAACGACGGGATCTTCTATCTCATCGGCCAGAACACCCAGTCCGGAACCGAGAATCAGGGCAAACTCCGGTTCTTCTTCCAGATCTTTTTCCACTGCTTTTACGGCTTCATCGATTTGATCCATGATTTCTGCGGACATATATACTACCTCCTGATTTTTTAATAGTTCAGCTCAAAATTTCTCCGGCAAAACTGCGTCCGTCTTCAGGGGCGGGAAGGCCGTGCAGATCGGCTATGGTGGCAGCCATATCGGCAAAGCTGCTGCGGGTACCCAGGTCATAATTTGCTTTGAGTTTTTCACCTGCCAGCAAAAGCGGCAAAAATTCTCGCGTGTGATCGGTACCCTCATAGGTGGGATCACAGCCGTGATCGGCGGTAATGACCAGCATATCATTGCTTTTCAGCCTGGCTAAAATATCGGGAAGTCTCTCGTCGAAATCCTTCAGGGCCTGATAATAACCCTCCGGATCCCGGCGGTGACCGTAAAGCATGTCAAATTCGACCAGATTGGCGAAGATCAGCCCGGAATCAACCTCATCCATGTAATCGATTACCGCTTCGGTGCATTTGATATTATTTATGGTGTGATCGGATTCTGTTACGCCGTCGCCGGCAAAGATATCGATGATCTTGCCGATACCCACAACCTCCTTATGGGCCTGGACAAAGCTGTTTAAAAGCGTTTTACCCGGGGGCGGCAGCGAAAAATCCTTGCGGCGATCGGTTCTTTCCAGCTCTCCCGGTTCGCCCACGAAAGGCCGGGCGATCACCCGGGCAACTCCATGTTCGCCGGTGAGAATCTCGCGAGCTTTTTCGCACATCTCATAAAGCTTTTCCACGGGAATGATATCCTCGTGGGCTGCTATCTGAAAAACGCTGTCAGCCGAAGTATAAACTATAGGCCGACCCGTGGCCAGATGTTCTTCGGCCAGCTCCTCGATGATGACGGTGCCTGAAGCGGGTTTGTTGCCGAGAATATCGCGTCCGATAGCCTCCTTGAAAAGTTTTATCACCTCTTCGGGAAAGCCATCGGGATAGGTGGGAAAAGGTCTTTCCGAGATCAATCCTGCCAGCTCCCAGTGGCCGGTGGTGGTGTCCTTGCCCACCGAAGCTTCGGCCATCCTGC
Coding sequences within:
- the smc gene encoding chromosome segregation protein SMC; translated protein: MLDKLYLRGFKSFAEPVTVDFSDSRITTIVGPNGSGKSNIVDAIRWVMGEQSPSALRGSRMSDVIFSGTDERQARSEAEVRIVLNNEFGRLDIDEDQVTLSRLVDQEGRSDYYINGEASRLRDFQELLDDTGLNQEPYSVVGQNRVEAILGSSPEKLRGMFEEAAGISRHRRRKEEAERRLERTEQDLTRVEDLINELKTRLKPLEKEAEKAREYKRIYSRMKNLEASYLAATYRKNRKQLEALEEKSIKHNEKKQEIGSRLEQFKDTREEIKVEKEKLEDEREELAGEIFQTKSRIQEIDNNLEILDEREKNLAERLKAVKRRLDGTERRKKEQRRELEELRERQKKLKEELAEESHRQQEILAARDRLLREKSFVKARLEKDIKLSAPKRKEDLGQSRAVCRERIRTIEERIRSLERKLNSSEKKAQKLLQEIGELDPRLTALRRRYLQVKKIEVGLAERLENLRRRKDDLTGELEKLRSDYARCRSRWQARRRVERKAEGYYRGVREVIKADLKGIIGPVARLIEAPAEYEKALTVGLGSRMQQVVVEDTDVARKAIAYLRKNESGRATFLPLDRIEGRSIFPEELGLAGFEGLTAAAHQVVDYPEYLEDIVHYLLGRVFIADNMKAAVNISRRTNSGLRVVTLKGSIVNPGGSMTGGTQQQQKSHLLSRSREKRELARKAAALRQKMKEKRSEIEITEENIADIAGFRRGREKLAAALKEKGEKIKAELRSCRQEHTGLKEEIEELFKERLFLGADRISLNNRLELIGARMERARSRQRRRKNIRNTFKSRRDHLQQKREEIDNLQQKTELKLAGYREKIASLAEQGDEKAEKIEDLDERLAGLKEELQELKESEEDIEARREKLKNKRKNSASSLQSCQKRQEELEKNLQEHRQNLSRLEKRIENFQQEKEEIEEKINSLKLKRGKIESQQERIRGRLEDKYELEVEKALKEFSTGQDCEAPRAEIKELESRLKELGEVNTGAIEEYERLSERCEFLEEERQDLQEARSSIKGVISSLEEEMGELFLTTFAEVNEEFEKIFPRLFGGGEAALQLTDRNNPLTTGVSIKARPPGKNLSSLSLLSGGEKALTAIALIFAFLEVEPSPVYVLDEIDSSLDDANLDMFAGYIRDYSRESQFITVTHRKRLMTAADTVYGITMEEDGVSQLVSLQYDE
- a CDS encoding pseudouridine synthase — protein: MRLQKFMARSGVASRRRSEEIIAAGRVEVNGETVTEMGVKIDPTTDTVRVDGEKLSREELKYIKLNKPTGVISSADDPRGRKTVVDYVDHLPQRLYPVGRLDYDSRGLILLTNDGDLTHILTHPSFTVTKVYRVEIAGILTSESLTRLETGIELEDGPTAPARLSQVKYKGGSTVFKLALHEGRNRQIRRMCKAVGHEVQDLVRLRIGPLALKDLAGGSWRELSAEEINELNNLKKEKLAEAERDKNSQEDEL
- the scpB gene encoding SMC-Scp complex subunit ScpB, encoding MDNKLQPLIEAVLFSAREPISADRIAEELNLDKNRVLEEIDSLAEHYRREEHGLRVQEFSGGYLLSTSEELTGRLEEVLTRQRRVSLSEAARETLAIIAYFQPITRSEIEEIRGVSAEATLNTLQKHDLISEQGRRESPGRPIEYGTTDSFLYYFGISDLSRLPRREEVREKMLEPGEKSDPTSEQQQEGS
- a CDS encoding segregation and condensation protein A; this translates as MAYEVETDNFSGPLDLLYRLIKDKEIEINEISLARVADQYLAYLRASDEFDLEEASHFTRIGAELLEIKARSLLPSRSSGEKEEENPLVARLKEHRLVKELAGELDELRSGSGVYFSRHLKGDIRENLQLHIESGPQELYELVDVALKSFARRRRERRKKNKLVNLTRESITVQEKINEMLEIMEKSDEKYFLSDFVTGGRMEAAVALLALLELSFRDAVKLKQKRRFGRIAVIPREGDHKKYG
- a CDS encoding site-2 protease family protein, coding for MNMIFELILVIPILLLSLSIHEFSHGMASYKKGDPTPKMQGRLTLNPLSHLDPMGALVLLLTRRFGWAKPVPINPRYYSNPRRDMMVVSVAGPASNFALALIFALALNLVGIFASGPLAMRMYGQSGGLLMITVQFLYLAVIINVSLGIFNLLPVPPLDGSKILRGVLPPSYDRYLNQLEGPLGMMLLLVLAFTGILGAIIGPIVQMVLGLMVFV
- a CDS encoding CBS domain-containing protein, which gives rise to MEIIVSHDHTDLDGLAAMIAARSLYSRAKPVLVGRLSSLARDLMALYRGALEVYELADIDPDEVTRVIVVDTADINRLGDLGDHIDLNKVEVIVYDHHPHDSSSSDWIDLDMSENVGSSTTIIVNRLIREGKEPNPVEATLFALGIYADTGNFTHMSTTAADLKAAAHLLDSGARTRIINQFLEERLDEEQQRALEKLLKGRQELNINGTGVSIFSADFSRYIMGLNKVTRRIKNLYDLASIFVVAGGEDKVDLIGRSSDEAVDIGQICSHFQGGGHPGAGSARLDMSLDRAKQELIEVLQTEITRMNCVRSIMSSPVRTINSEATVAEAGEMMEKYGHSGLIVVDEEDEVVGIFSRRDLEKIMEHDLMNAPVRGYMSDDVVTISPEATIRDAQELMVKYDIGRLPVMEDEKMVGIVTRTDVLASYYEDASPHHFQNRYGTSMVEISERRENAANLLDGLPAGIQKILQTCSLLSEKLDIPVYLVGGMVRDMLLGRENRDIDLVIEGEIKSFLQELADELEAEYQFHERFQTGTLTLSGEYNLDLARARSEFYPSPGARPQVEQAGLLEDLFRRDFTINAMAVELSREKYGLLYDFFGACADLDRKYIRALHRFSFLDDPTRIIRGLKYALELDFHIEEETEKLMDEALKRGDFSRLKLNRVFQELKDLVRSYHNHQRFAALMHRLPAFKLLAYDFEFDRERWESWEDLSESLEYLCSRDYNIKEWGVKLAFLLENMPFAYRDRLSLSEEVADLLDFLAGIDDFIAELERDDDPVSLNENLSRLSPEKLALLYFLAPDQKFRETLEYFVEELAGAGLSIDGNDMLELGLDPGPAVQEVLDQVWAEYLQGGVAGREEQLKLAARLIRERNGG
- a CDS encoding thymidine phosphorylase, with the translated sequence MKMYDIIHNKREGKKHSAEEISHLIEGYVSEEIPDYQVSAWAMAVYFQGMDAEETAFLTEAVVNSGDRIDLSPLSGTTVDKHSTGGVGDTTTLVLVPLVAAAGVPVPKMSGRGLGHTGGTIDKLESIPGLEVEMSRREFLDQVEKVGAAVVGQTANLTPADKKLYSLRDVTATVDSPPLIASSIMGKKIAGGADSIVLDVKTGSGAFMQKIEAARKLAELMVGIGKELDRKTLALLTDMSQPLGRMVGNSLEVKEAIKTLSGEGPEDLEKLCLELGAAMLKAGGYSPDLDEAQSRLQDQLNSGNARQKLAEIIAAQGGEAGVVEDTGLLPSAENVESYRSPAGGYIADIDARRIGRAAMLLGAGRETKEDEIDYSAGIELMVSRGDPVDEDQMLARLHHGKKADLEEAEKLLKGAFSISGQPPANFDFIIDLIE
- a CDS encoding purine-nucleoside phosphorylase; amino-acid sequence: MMDQIDEAVKAVEKDLEEEPEFALILGSGLGVLADEIEDPVVVSYEDIPNFPVSTVEGHAGQLVCGTLEGRQVVTMQGRFHYYEGYSMQEIALPVRVMSELGCEGLIVTNAAGGINRDYDAGDFMVISDHINMTGDNPLRGENPDELGPRFPDMTQAYDSTWQDLAEDVASEQGIKTRRGVYAGMVGPSYETPAEIRMLETMGADAVGMSTVPEVITANHIGLRVLGISCITNMAAGILPKPLSHEDVVEIADQVRPDFIKLVRAILQEFGKHEDV
- a CDS encoding phosphopentomutase; the encoded protein is MDRTIIIVLDSVGIGALPDADQYGDAGADTLGNLARAVGGLDLPGLSQLGLGRVKPVPYLDDNISARGVFGRMAEASVGKDTTTGHWELAGLISERPFPTYPDGFPEEVIKLFKEAIGRDILGNKPASGTVIIEELAEEHLATGRPIVYTSADSVFQIAAHEDIIPVEKLYEMCEKAREILTGEHGVARVIARPFVGEPGELERTDRRKDFSLPPPGKTLLNSFVQAHKEVVGIGKIIDIFAGDGVTESDHTINNIKCTEAVIDYMDEVDSGLIFANLVEFDMLYGHRRDPEGYYQALKDFDERLPDILARLKSNDMLVITADHGCDPTYEGTDHTREFLPLLLAGEKLKANYDLGTRSSFADMAATIADLHGLPAPEDGRSFAGEILS